A genomic region of Azoarcus sp. KH32C contains the following coding sequences:
- a CDS encoding sensor histidine kinase, whose translation MMDRRGKVSRQAQDAQQQASRVGRFRLLRYFTLTSLVAFAIVGMVLFFLQRGEESFFADVQREQAVFLAQAQADLADKQERSARENLLAVHEGSHVALTRIVANVLWKSDIGPLMARARELPIDGCRSLPAAGASGDGGARRECFAELGRRIAALPGFAELDTKAFVAMHASNVFKIKVFDLRGITIYSSERAQVGEDKADNRGWQLAMSGQPASELTHRDRFSSFEGVVENRDLISSYVPVREADSHKVVGVFEIYSDATAFVDRIKTVSGEISELASANQKSLAGRSAENQEKVSRSSDRFLLVVGALLALLYAALLLIVRYGQRVIDLQVRAQERATEREDRWHREKMAALATMAANVSHEVGNPLATISMMAQEIQRQRDKNECTTCQPAEILEQTRRIAGMTRHISDFAAAHRENRELVDINQMVKAVLDFLSFDRRFRSIEVEFRPAEDLPALTVIPDYLNEVLMNVLQACTECPAGPGVRTGRILVETLGRDTSAVIRISCECTQPGVCAEHDPFQDTRFEVVRRRVSGMGGSVAQVGASVEITLPFASSCTAST comes from the coding sequence ATGATGGACCGCAGGGGCAAGGTTTCGCGGCAGGCACAGGACGCCCAGCAGCAGGCTTCCCGCGTCGGCCGCTTTCGCCTGCTGCGCTACTTCACGCTGACGAGCCTGGTGGCGTTCGCCATCGTCGGCATGGTCCTTTTCTTCCTGCAGCGCGGTGAAGAATCGTTCTTTGCCGATGTGCAGCGCGAGCAGGCCGTCTTCCTTGCCCAAGCGCAGGCCGATCTTGCCGACAAGCAGGAGCGGAGCGCGCGCGAGAACCTGCTCGCGGTGCACGAAGGAAGCCACGTCGCGCTGACGCGTATCGTGGCCAACGTGCTCTGGAAATCCGACATCGGGCCGCTCATGGCGCGTGCCCGGGAACTCCCGATCGACGGCTGCCGCAGCCTGCCTGCGGCCGGCGCGAGCGGTGACGGTGGGGCGCGCCGTGAATGTTTCGCAGAGCTCGGCCGCCGGATCGCCGCACTGCCGGGCTTTGCAGAACTCGATACCAAGGCCTTCGTGGCGATGCACGCGAGCAACGTCTTCAAGATCAAGGTCTTCGACCTGCGCGGCATCACCATCTATTCGTCCGAGCGCGCCCAGGTCGGCGAAGACAAGGCCGACAACCGCGGCTGGCAACTCGCGATGTCCGGCCAACCGGCAAGCGAGCTCACGCACCGCGACCGCTTCAGCTCCTTCGAAGGCGTGGTCGAGAACCGCGATCTGATCTCCAGCTACGTGCCGGTGCGCGAAGCGGACAGCCACAAGGTCGTCGGTGTCTTCGAGATCTACTCGGACGCCACCGCCTTCGTCGACCGCATCAAAACCGTGTCCGGAGAGATATCCGAACTCGCCTCGGCCAACCAGAAGAGCCTCGCCGGGCGTTCGGCCGAGAACCAGGAGAAGGTGTCCCGCAGTTCCGATCGCTTCCTGCTGGTCGTTGGCGCCCTGCTCGCGCTGCTCTATGCCGCCCTGCTGCTGATCGTGCGCTACGGCCAGCGCGTCATCGACCTGCAGGTGCGTGCGCAAGAGCGCGCGACCGAACGCGAGGACCGGTGGCACCGTGAGAAGATGGCCGCGCTCGCGACGATGGCGGCGAACGTCTCGCACGAAGTCGGCAACCCGCTGGCGACGATCTCGATGATGGCGCAGGAGATCCAGCGGCAGAGGGACAAGAACGAATGCACGACCTGCCAGCCGGCGGAAATCCTCGAACAGACACGCCGCATTGCCGGCATGACGCGCCATATCTCCGATTTCGCTGCTGCTCATCGCGAAAACCGCGAACTCGTCGACATCAACCAGATGGTCAAGGCAGTTCTGGACTTTCTCAGCTTCGACCGCCGCTTCCGCTCGATCGAAGTCGAATTCCGCCCGGCCGAGGACCTTCCGGCGCTGACGGTGATTCCTGACTATCTCAACGAAGTCCTCATGAACGTGCTGCAGGCCTGCACCGAATGTCCGGCCGGTCCCGGCGTGCGCACCGGCCGTATCTTGGTCGAAACGCTGGGGCGCGACACCTCGGCCGTCATCCGCATCAGCTGCGAATGCACCCAGCCGGGCGTTTGCGCCGAACACGATCCCTTCCAGGACACGCGTTTCGAGGTCGTGCGCCGGCGCGTGAGTGGAATGGGCGGCAGTGTCGCGCAGGTCGGGGCTTCGGTCGAAATCACGCTTCCCTTCGCCTCCTCCTGCACGGCGTCGACCTGA
- the gmhB gene encoding D-glycero-beta-D-manno-heptose 1,7-bisphosphate 7-phosphatase gives MPQKLIILDRDGVINFDSEQFIKSPDEWKPLPGSLEAIARLNQWGWRVVVASNQSGVGRGLFGMDTLNAINEKMVKSLAQVGGRLDAIFFCPHAADSTCDCRKPKPGLFLQIAERFNVVLDNVPCVGDSLRDLQAGVAVGCKPYLVLTGKGQKTREDPALPEGTLIYPDLAAVVADLTA, from the coding sequence ATGCCGCAGAAACTGATCATCCTGGACCGCGACGGCGTCATCAACTTCGACTCCGAGCAGTTCATCAAGTCACCCGACGAGTGGAAGCCGCTCCCCGGCTCGCTCGAAGCGATCGCGCGCCTCAACCAGTGGGGCTGGCGCGTGGTTGTCGCATCGAACCAGTCGGGCGTCGGGCGCGGCCTCTTCGGCATGGATACCCTCAACGCGATCAACGAGAAGATGGTGAAGAGCCTCGCCCAGGTCGGCGGTCGGCTCGACGCGATCTTCTTCTGCCCGCACGCCGCCGACTCGACCTGCGACTGCCGCAAGCCCAAGCCCGGGCTCTTCCTGCAGATCGCCGAGCGCTTCAATGTCGTGCTCGATAACGTCCCCTGCGTCGGCGACAGCCTGCGCGACCTGCAGGCGGGCGTCGCAGTCGGCTGCAAGCCCTATCTTGTCCTGACGGGCAAGGGGCAGAAGACCCGCGAAGACCCGGCGCTGCCCGAAGGCACGCTCATCTATCCCGATCTGGCGGCCGTCGTCGCCGATCTTACTGCCTGA
- a CDS encoding enoyl-CoA hydratase translates to MEYANILVETRGRVGLITLNRPKALNALNDQLVDELWDALDHFEADENFGAIVITGSEKAFAAGADIGAMANFSHMDAYKGDYITRNWERIKTCRKPVIAAVAGFALGGGCELAMMCDMIFAADTAKFGQPEVKLGILPGAGGTQRLPRAVGKAKAMDMCLTARMMDAAEAERAGLVARVVPAERLLDEAVEAATVIAGYSLPVVMMIKESVNRAFESSLNEGLLFERRVFHSAFGLEDQREGMAAFVEKRKPEFKHR, encoded by the coding sequence ATGGAATACGCAAACATCCTGGTCGAGACGCGTGGACGGGTCGGTCTGATCACCCTCAATCGCCCTAAGGCCCTCAACGCACTGAACGACCAGCTGGTGGACGAGCTCTGGGATGCGCTCGACCACTTCGAGGCCGACGAAAATTTCGGCGCGATCGTCATCACCGGGTCAGAGAAGGCCTTTGCGGCCGGCGCCGACATCGGCGCGATGGCGAATTTCTCGCACATGGACGCCTACAAGGGCGATTACATCACGCGTAACTGGGAACGGATCAAGACCTGCCGCAAGCCCGTGATCGCCGCGGTCGCAGGCTTCGCACTGGGCGGCGGCTGCGAACTGGCGATGATGTGCGACATGATCTTCGCCGCCGACACCGCGAAGTTCGGCCAGCCCGAGGTGAAGCTGGGCATCCTGCCTGGCGCCGGCGGCACCCAGCGCCTGCCCCGCGCGGTCGGTAAGGCCAAGGCGATGGACATGTGCCTCACCGCGCGCATGATGGACGCGGCCGAAGCGGAACGTGCCGGTCTGGTTGCGCGCGTCGTGCCCGCCGAGCGCCTGCTCGACGAAGCCGTCGAGGCCGCCACGGTCATCGCCGGCTACTCCCTGCCAGTCGTCATGATGATCAAGGAATCGGTCAATCGCGCCTTCGAAAGCAGCCTCAACGAAGGCCTGCTCTTCGAGCGTCGCGTCTTCCATTCGGCCTTCGGCCTCGAGGACCAGCGCGAAGGCATGGCAGCCTTCGTCGAGAAGCGCAAGCCGGAATTCAAGCACCGCTGA
- the lptA gene encoding lipopolysaccharide transport periplasmic protein LptA: MKRSLLLNLPLLAVFGFAMHAAHAERADRSQPVNIEASRGSVDDRNKVHVFEGNVVLTQGTLVIKGQKLVVTQGADGFQSGVATGTEKQPATFRQKRDNSDEYIEGEAERIEYDSRAERARLYNRAWVKSGGDEVRGQYIEYDSMTENYFVTNQPGSAANTRGAAPEGRVRAVIQPKNSGDDKNEASGEKSKNPGKQ, encoded by the coding sequence ATGAAGCGCTCTCTTCTCCTGAACCTTCCGCTACTGGCTGTCTTCGGTTTCGCCATGCATGCGGCGCATGCCGAGCGGGCCGACCGCTCGCAACCCGTCAATATCGAGGCGAGCCGCGGGTCGGTCGATGATCGCAACAAGGTCCACGTCTTTGAGGGCAACGTCGTCCTGACCCAGGGCACGCTCGTCATCAAGGGGCAGAAGCTCGTCGTGACGCAAGGCGCCGATGGCTTCCAGTCCGGCGTGGCGACCGGGACGGAGAAACAGCCGGCGACCTTCCGCCAGAAACGCGACAACAGCGACGAATACATCGAAGGCGAAGCCGAACGCATCGAGTACGACAGCCGCGCAGAACGTGCCCGGCTGTACAACCGCGCGTGGGTCAAGTCGGGCGGCGACGAAGTCCGCGGCCAGTACATCGAATACGACTCGATGACCGAGAACTACTTCGTCACAAACCAGCCCGGCAGCGCGGCGAACACGCGCGGCGCGGCGCCCGAGGGCCGTGTGCGTGCAGTGATCCAGCCGAAGAATTCCGGTGACGACAAGAACGAAGCCAGCGGCGAGAAATCGAAGAATCCCGGCAAGCAATAG
- a CDS encoding 1-acyl-sn-glycerol-3-phosphate acyltransferase, protein MVLLRSLLFAIVLAIVTPPYAIFGWLAFPFPPRVRHRIITSWVPLVMWFVWHLLGIRFKVIGRENIPTVPSVILSKHQSAWETMALQVIFPPLCFVLKRELLRVPFFGWALAQIPGIAIDRAAGKNALSMVVKQGKARLSEGFWVVVFPEGTRTAPGTSRRYKPGGAVLARQARVPVVPVAHNAGEFWRRNAFLKYPGEITVSIGPVIDTTGLDAGTINSRASQWIEGEMRRLFPQHYVGAPDIAEAPDGSQESV, encoded by the coding sequence GTGGTCCTCCTGCGTTCCCTGCTGTTCGCGATCGTCCTTGCGATCGTCACGCCGCCGTACGCGATCTTCGGCTGGCTCGCCTTCCCGTTCCCGCCCCGGGTGCGCCACCGCATCATCACTTCCTGGGTGCCGCTCGTGATGTGGTTCGTGTGGCACCTGCTCGGTATCCGTTTCAAGGTCATCGGGCGCGAGAACATCCCTACCGTGCCCTCGGTGATCCTCTCCAAGCACCAGTCCGCCTGGGAAACCATGGCGCTGCAGGTGATCTTTCCGCCGCTGTGTTTCGTGCTCAAGCGCGAACTGCTGAGAGTGCCGTTCTTCGGCTGGGCGCTTGCACAGATCCCCGGCATCGCGATCGATCGCGCTGCCGGCAAGAACGCGCTGTCGATGGTGGTCAAGCAGGGCAAGGCGCGCCTGTCGGAAGGTTTCTGGGTCGTCGTGTTCCCGGAAGGGACCCGGACGGCGCCGGGCACCTCGCGGCGCTACAAGCCCGGCGGAGCCGTGCTCGCGAGACAGGCCCGCGTGCCGGTGGTGCCCGTTGCCCACAATGCCGGCGAATTCTGGCGCCGCAACGCCTTCCTGAAATATCCCGGTGAGATTACAGTAAGCATAGGGCCGGTCATCGACACTACCGGCCTCGACGCCGGCACGATCAACTCGCGGGCGTCGCAGTGGATCGAAGGCGAGATGCGCCGGCTCTTCCCGCAGCATTATGTCGGCGCGCCGGACATCGCCGAGGCGCCGGACGGCAGCCAGGAAAGCGTCTGA
- a CDS encoding PilT/PilU family type 4a pilus ATPase, protein MSSGLSNEDARNYMHKLLKAMHQMGGSDLFISVDFPPSMKAHGTMKALSQQRLTSDVTRSLAYSLMNERQRTEFDAEFECNFAISLPDVCRFRVNVFIQQQNVGMVIRTIASEIPSIDKLGLPNVLREIIMTKRGLVLVVGGTGSGKSTTLAAMIDHRNSNSPGHIITVEDPVEYVHKNKQCLITHREVGVDTHSWEHALKNTLRQAPDVILIGEIRDRETMEHAIAFAETGHLCLGTLHANNANQTIDRIVNFFPEERRNQLLMDLSSNLRAIVSQRLIRTEDGNGRKAAIEVLLNTPTISEMIFKGQFQSIKEIMAKSRELGMCTFDQALFDLYNAGFISYEEAIRNADSANELRLQIKLKADRAQPTVESSGGLSLSIEEEKPDEDEEGAPDKAAV, encoded by the coding sequence ATGTCGTCCGGACTGAGCAACGAAGACGCCCGCAACTACATGCACAAACTGCTCAAGGCGATGCACCAGATGGGCGGTTCGGACCTCTTCATCTCAGTCGATTTTCCGCCCAGCATGAAGGCGCACGGCACCATGAAGGCGCTCAGTCAGCAACGCCTGACGTCCGACGTGACGCGCTCGCTCGCTTACAGCCTGATGAACGAACGCCAGCGCACCGAATTCGACGCGGAGTTCGAATGCAACTTCGCGATTTCGCTGCCCGATGTCTGCCGCTTCCGCGTCAACGTGTTCATCCAGCAACAGAACGTGGGCATGGTGATCCGGACGATCGCTTCCGAGATCCCGAGCATCGACAAGCTCGGCCTGCCGAACGTGCTGCGCGAGATCATCATGACCAAGCGCGGGCTGGTGTTGGTGGTCGGTGGTACCGGCTCCGGCAAGTCGACGACGCTTGCGGCGATGATCGATCACCGCAACAGCAATTCGCCCGGCCACATCATCACGGTCGAGGATCCGGTCGAGTACGTGCACAAGAACAAGCAATGCCTGATCACGCACCGCGAGGTGGGCGTCGACACGCACTCGTGGGAGCACGCCCTGAAGAACACGCTGCGCCAGGCGCCGGACGTGATCCTGATCGGCGAGATCCGCGACCGCGAAACGATGGAGCACGCGATCGCCTTCGCCGAAACCGGCCACCTGTGCCTCGGCACGCTGCACGCGAATAACGCCAACCAGACGATCGACCGCATCGTCAATTTCTTCCCCGAAGAGCGGCGCAACCAGCTGTTGATGGACTTGTCCTCGAACCTGCGGGCGATCGTGTCACAGCGCCTGATTCGGACCGAAGACGGCAACGGGCGCAAGGCCGCGATCGAAGTGCTGCTCAATACCCCGACGATCTCCGAGATGATCTTCAAGGGCCAGTTCCAGTCGATCAAGGAGATCATGGCCAAATCGCGCGAACTCGGCATGTGCACCTTCGACCAGGCGCTCTTCGACCTTTATAACGCCGGATTCATCAGCTACGAGGAGGCGATCCGCAATGCCGATTCGGCCAACGAGCTGCGATTGCAGATCAAGCTCAAGGCCGATCGCGCGCAACCGACCGTCGAATCATCCGGCGGGCTGAGCCTTTCGATCGAGGAAGAGAAGCCGGACGAGGACGAGGAGGGTGCGCCGGACAAGGCGGCGGTCTAG
- the glyS gene encoding glycine--tRNA ligase subunit beta has product MMNASLLVELLTEELPPKALPRLGETFAAKIFEGLKARDLLAEDRGFRWFAAPRRIAITVPHVRAAAPAREVTEKIMPVQVALDAEGRPTPALLKKLEAKGIGADAVASFERRPDGKAEALFYTRTEDGAALDAVLAGIVQDAVKALPIPKLMRWGSGDAQFVRPVHKLTMLHGERVVPGRVLDLDSDRVTRGHRFMSRGDIALATAEAYEPTLLAEGKVIPDFAERRADIERQLVATAAEQGASLGEYADLLDEVTALVEHPTVYVGEFEAEFLAVPQECLILTMRANQKYFPLFDAAGKLLNRFLIVSNMRMADASNIITGNQRVVRPRLSDARFFFEQDRKHTLESRLPRLAPVVYHNKLGSQLERVERLERLAARIATRLHGDATAAGRAARLAKADLVTDMVGEFPELQGIMGRYYALNDKEGEVVADAIQSHYQPRFAGDALPAGNVACAVALADKLDALVGFFGIGQLPTGDKDPFGLRRAALGVLRILIETPLPLDLAELIDDAAAGFKPGLLTAAGFEAQLLDFMFERLKNLLRDAGHAVDVIDAVLALRPMRMDLVPAKLDAVRTFRALPEAEALAAANKRIVNILKKVEGELPEPDVALLQEDAEKALFHRVVEVAPLVRSHMANEDYTDALCVLAGLRTAVDTFFDDVMVMAEEPMTRQNRLALLRQLAGLMNQVADLSRLSAS; this is encoded by the coding sequence ATGATGAACGCCTCCCTGCTCGTTGAACTGCTGACCGAAGAACTCCCGCCGAAGGCGCTGCCGCGACTGGGTGAAACCTTCGCCGCGAAGATCTTTGAAGGCCTCAAGGCGCGTGACCTCCTCGCCGAGGACCGGGGCTTCCGCTGGTTCGCCGCCCCGCGCCGGATCGCGATCACCGTGCCGCACGTGCGTGCCGCAGCGCCCGCGCGCGAAGTCACAGAGAAGATCATGCCGGTGCAGGTCGCCCTCGACGCCGAAGGCCGCCCGACCCCCGCGCTGCTGAAGAAGCTCGAAGCCAAGGGCATCGGCGCCGACGCCGTGGCGAGCTTCGAGCGCCGCCCGGACGGCAAGGCCGAAGCGCTGTTCTACACCCGCACTGAAGACGGCGCCGCACTCGACGCCGTGCTCGCCGGGATCGTCCAGGATGCCGTCAAGGCGCTGCCGATCCCCAAGCTGATGCGCTGGGGCTCGGGCGACGCGCAGTTCGTGCGCCCGGTCCATAAGCTCACGATGCTGCATGGCGAGCGCGTCGTGCCGGGCCGCGTGCTCGACCTCGACTCCGACCGCGTCACCCGCGGCCACCGCTTCATGAGCCGCGGCGACATCGCGCTCGCGACGGCCGAAGCCTACGAGCCGACGCTGCTCGCCGAAGGCAAGGTGATCCCCGACTTCGCCGAACGCCGCGCCGACATCGAGCGCCAGCTCGTTGCGACCGCCGCGGAGCAGGGCGCGAGCCTCGGCGAATACGCCGACCTCCTCGACGAAGTCACCGCGCTCGTCGAGCACCCGACCGTTTACGTCGGCGAATTCGAGGCCGAATTCCTCGCCGTGCCGCAGGAGTGCCTGATCCTGACGATGCGCGCGAACCAGAAGTACTTCCCGCTCTTCGATGCCGCCGGCAAGCTGCTGAACCGCTTCCTGATCGTGTCGAACATGCGCATGGCCGACGCGTCGAACATCATCACCGGCAACCAGCGCGTCGTGCGCCCGCGTCTGTCGGACGCGCGCTTCTTCTTCGAGCAGGACCGCAAGCACACCCTCGAAAGCCGCCTGCCGCGCCTCGCGCCCGTCGTCTATCACAACAAGCTCGGCAGCCAGCTCGAGCGCGTCGAGCGTCTCGAACGCCTCGCCGCCCGCATCGCGACGCGCCTGCATGGCGACGCGACTGCCGCCGGCCGCGCCGCCCGCCTCGCGAAGGCCGATCTCGTCACCGACATGGTCGGCGAGTTCCCCGAGCTGCAAGGCATCATGGGGCGCTACTACGCGCTCAACGACAAGGAAGGCGAGGTCGTCGCCGACGCGATCCAGTCGCACTACCAGCCGCGCTTCGCGGGCGATGCGCTGCCCGCCGGCAACGTCGCCTGCGCCGTCGCACTCGCCGACAAGCTCGACGCGCTCGTCGGCTTCTTCGGCATCGGCCAGCTTCCGACCGGCGACAAGGACCCCTTCGGCCTGCGCCGTGCCGCCCTCGGCGTGCTGCGCATCCTGATCGAGACGCCGCTGCCGCTCGACCTCGCCGAGCTCATCGATGATGCCGCCGCCGGCTTCAAGCCCGGTCTGCTGACCGCTGCCGGCTTCGAAGCGCAGCTCCTCGACTTCATGTTCGAGCGCCTGAAAAACCTGCTGCGCGACGCCGGCCACGCGGTCGACGTCATCGACGCCGTGCTCGCGCTGCGCCCGATGCGCATGGACCTCGTCCCCGCCAAGCTCGACGCCGTGCGCACCTTCCGCGCGCTGCCGGAAGCCGAAGCGCTCGCGGCCGCCAACAAGCGCATCGTCAACATCCTCAAGAAGGTCGAGGGCGAACTACCCGAGCCGGACGTCGCGCTGCTGCAGGAAGACGCCGAGAAGGCGCTCTTCCACCGCGTCGTCGAGGTCGCGCCGCTCGTGCGCTCGCACATGGCGAACGAGGACTACACCGACGCGCTGTGCGTGCTCGCCGGCCTACGCACCGCCGTCGATACCTTCTTTGACGATGTTATGGTGATGGCCGAGGAGCCGATGACGCGCCAGAATCGCCTGGCACTCCTGCGCCAGCTCGCCGGCCTGATGAACCAGGTCGCCGACCTGTCGCGCCTGTCCGCCTCCTGA
- the lptC gene encoding LPS export ABC transporter periplasmic protein LptC, translating into MRQSFHKLYPIIALLVVSGATLWLERITGGDDTRSAGQVRTEPDFTADQVRMINFDKTGRQHFELFADRVIHHPQTSLTELQNPRLRYDISGRELNITAQHADVLNEGNEVRMSGNVHARRAAIPGSPELTLASATLTVWPDDEKAQTNDPVTLTQGNSTAQGDAMKADNLYGTLDLIGNARMNIARSTRTTP; encoded by the coding sequence GTGCGACAGTCATTCCACAAACTCTATCCAATCATCGCTTTGCTCGTCGTTAGCGGGGCAACCCTGTGGCTCGAACGCATCACCGGTGGCGACGATACGCGTTCGGCCGGCCAGGTGCGGACCGAACCCGACTTCACGGCCGACCAGGTGCGAATGATCAATTTCGACAAGACCGGTCGTCAGCACTTTGAACTCTTCGCCGATCGCGTCATTCATCACCCGCAGACGAGCCTGACCGAACTCCAAAACCCGCGCTTGCGCTACGATATATCGGGCCGCGAGCTGAACATCACCGCACAACACGCGGACGTGCTCAACGAAGGCAACGAAGTGCGTATGTCAGGCAACGTCCATGCGCGCCGTGCGGCCATCCCAGGCAGCCCCGAACTCACGCTCGCCTCGGCCACGCTGACCGTCTGGCCCGACGACGAGAAGGCGCAGACCAACGATCCGGTCACCCTCACCCAAGGCAACAGCACCGCCCAGGGCGACGCGATGAAGGCCGACAACCTCTACGGTACCCTGGACCTGATCGGCAACGCCCGCATGAACATCGCACGCTCAACCCGGACCACACCATGA
- a CDS encoding phasin family protein yields the protein MFATPEQFAAANKTNVETLLTLANNAFASAERFAALNLNTARSLLEDGLANSKALLGAKDVQELLSLQTALVQPLVEKAVAYNRSVYEIASQSQEEVSKVVEAQVAELNKAIASALDKAAKSAPAGSDVAVAAVKSAIAAANSAYDSVSKAAKQVAEIAEANVAAATNATVKAVTASTKAAGGKKAA from the coding sequence ATGTTTGCTACCCCTGAGCAGTTCGCCGCAGCCAACAAAACCAACGTCGAAACTCTGCTGACCCTGGCCAACAATGCCTTCGCCAGCGCTGAGCGTTTCGCCGCCCTGAACCTGAACACGGCCCGTTCGCTGCTCGAAGACGGCCTGGCCAACTCCAAGGCCCTGCTGGGTGCCAAGGACGTCCAGGAACTGCTGAGCCTCCAGACCGCGCTGGTCCAGCCGCTGGTCGAGAAGGCCGTTGCCTACAACCGTAGCGTCTACGAAATCGCTTCGCAGAGCCAGGAAGAAGTCTCGAAGGTCGTTGAAGCTCAAGTCGCCGAGCTGAACAAGGCCATCGCCTCCGCTCTCGACAAGGCTGCCAAGTCGGCTCCCGCCGGTTCGGACGTCGCGGTCGCCGCCGTCAAGTCGGCCATCGCCGCCGCCAATAGCGCCTACGACAGCGTCAGCAAGGCTGCCAAGCAAGTCGCCGAAATCGCCGAAGCCAACGTCGCTGCCGCGACCAACGCGACCGTCAAGGCCGTGACCGCCTCGACCAAGGCCGCTGGCGGCAAGAAGGCTGCCTGA
- the glyQ gene encoding glycine--tRNA ligase subunit alpha, whose amino-acid sequence MSLHKPTFQQVILTLQQFWGDRGCVLLQPYDLEVGAGTSHTATFLRAIGPEPWNAAYVQPSRRPKDGRYGENPNRLQHYYQFQVVLKPSPLNIQELYLDSLRALGIDTNAHDIRFVEDDWENPTLGAWGLGWEVWLDGMEVTQFTYFQQVGGLDCKPVLGEITYGLERLAMYLQGVENVYDLIWAVYPDGRKVTYGDVYHQNEVEQSTYNFEHANVEFFFSLFSNYESEAKRMIGLGLALPAYELVLKAGHSFNMLDARGAISVTERAAYIGRIRNLSRAVAQAYYDSRESLGFPMLNTAANKTEAA is encoded by the coding sequence ATGTCCCTGCACAAACCCACCTTCCAGCAAGTCATCCTGACGCTCCAGCAATTCTGGGGCGATCGCGGCTGCGTGCTGCTGCAGCCCTACGACCTCGAAGTCGGCGCCGGCACTTCGCACACCGCGACCTTCCTGCGCGCGATCGGCCCCGAGCCATGGAACGCCGCCTACGTCCAGCCCTCGCGCCGCCCCAAGGACGGCCGCTACGGCGAGAACCCGAACCGCCTGCAGCACTACTACCAGTTCCAGGTCGTCCTGAAGCCCTCGCCGCTGAATATCCAGGAGCTCTACCTCGACTCGCTGCGCGCGCTCGGCATCGACACCAACGCGCACGACATCCGCTTCGTCGAGGACGACTGGGAGAACCCGACACTCGGCGCCTGGGGGCTCGGCTGGGAAGTGTGGCTCGACGGCATGGAAGTCACGCAGTTCACCTACTTCCAACAGGTCGGCGGCCTCGACTGCAAGCCGGTGCTGGGCGAGATCACCTACGGTCTCGAGCGCCTCGCGATGTACCTGCAAGGGGTCGAGAACGTCTATGACCTCATCTGGGCGGTCTATCCGGACGGTCGCAAAGTCACCTACGGCGACGTCTACCACCAGAACGAAGTCGAGCAATCGACCTACAACTTCGAGCACGCCAACGTCGAGTTCTTCTTCTCGCTGTTCAGCAACTACGAATCCGAAGCCAAACGCATGATCGGACTCGGCCTCGCGCTGCCCGCCTACGAACTGGTCCTCAAGGCCGGGCACAGCTTCAACATGCTCGACGCGCGCGGTGCGATCTCGGTCACCGAGCGCGCCGCCTACATCGGGCGCATCCGCAACCTGTCGCGCGCCGTCGCGCAGGCCTATTACGACTCCCGCGAGAGCCTGGGATTCCCGATGCTCAACACCGCCGCAAACAAGACGGAGGCCGCATGA